The Enteractinococcus fodinae genome has a segment encoding these proteins:
- a CDS encoding quinone oxidoreductase family protein, with product MKAIAFNTPGGPDVLEVMEFPDPEVGPGEVLIRVQATAVSPTDTTRRAGARTKGREGPHVPGMDAAGVIEAIDEAADTDLTVGDKVMAFVVPKGTHGGYAQRIVVPAESVVRMPKDTSFAEASTLPMNGLTAQLALDTLDLPEGAKLAVTGAAGTLGGYVIQLAKHRGLTVIADASEDDDDLVQELGADIVKLRGENFAEAIREKFPNGVDAIVDGAVQVDEIVDAAKDGATIITIRGAEGERDRGVTFRPIWVTEYDRRQDKLEELRQLVEDGVLTLRVADVLPMDQAPEAHRRMEAGGVRGRIVLELGDLPWA from the coding sequence ATGAAAGCTATAGCATTTAATACTCCAGGCGGCCCAGACGTTCTTGAAGTGATGGAGTTCCCTGATCCGGAAGTCGGCCCCGGTGAGGTTCTCATTCGGGTCCAGGCCACTGCCGTGAGCCCCACGGACACCACGCGTCGCGCGGGTGCTCGCACCAAGGGCCGCGAGGGACCGCATGTGCCGGGCATGGATGCCGCCGGCGTGATTGAGGCCATTGACGAAGCCGCCGATACCGACCTGACGGTGGGCGATAAAGTCATGGCCTTTGTTGTTCCCAAAGGCACCCACGGCGGCTACGCCCAACGCATCGTTGTCCCGGCCGAATCGGTCGTCCGGATGCCCAAAGACACTTCATTTGCCGAGGCCTCGACCCTGCCGATGAATGGCTTGACCGCGCAACTGGCGCTGGACACGCTCGATCTGCCCGAGGGTGCCAAGCTGGCCGTGACCGGCGCTGCCGGTACCCTGGGTGGCTATGTCATTCAGCTGGCCAAACACCGCGGCCTGACCGTCATCGCGGATGCCTCCGAAGACGACGACGATCTGGTCCAAGAATTGGGTGCCGACATCGTCAAGCTGCGTGGCGAGAACTTCGCTGAGGCCATCCGGGAGAAGTTCCCCAACGGCGTCGACGCGATCGTCGATGGTGCCGTACAGGTGGATGAAATCGTGGACGCCGCCAAAGACGGCGCGACCATCATCACCATTCGTGGGGCCGAAGGCGAGCGCGACCGCGGCGTGACCTTCCGCCCGATCTGGGTGACCGAATACGACCGTCGCCAAGACAAACTCGAAGAACTGCGCCAGCTCGTGGAAGACGGCGTGCTGACACTGCGGGTGGCCGATGTGCTGCCAATGGATCAAGCACCAGAAGCCCACCGGCGGATGGAAGCCGGTGGTGTGCGCGGGCGTATTGTTCTAGAGCTCGGGGATCTGCCCTGGGCCTAA
- a CDS encoding ABC transporter ATP-binding protein, producing MIRLDNVTKSFGDHQVLTDMSFAIKPGIMTGFVGGNGAGKTTAMRIIIGVLNQDSGTITVDDEPITAGYRAHIGYMPEERGLYPKMKVLDQLVYLAQLHGKSAAHAKRRGMELLERLNLDARANDKLEELSLGNQQRAQIAAAMVHDPVALILDEPFSGLDPLAVETTVEVLRDAASAGAPVLFSSHQLDLVERLCDELVIIADGQVRAAGTRDEILHATAQPEWELRTTADTAWINDTGVPIVHHEPGTVRFLADDATTANRILNEASQRGTIEHFGKVSQSLHEIFKETIR from the coding sequence GTGATCAGACTCGACAACGTAACCAAATCCTTTGGCGACCACCAGGTGCTGACCGACATGAGTTTTGCCATTAAACCCGGGATCATGACCGGGTTCGTTGGCGGCAACGGCGCGGGTAAAACCACCGCGATGCGCATTATCATCGGTGTGCTGAACCAAGACTCCGGAACCATCACGGTCGACGACGAGCCGATCACCGCCGGCTACCGGGCTCACATCGGCTACATGCCAGAAGAACGCGGCCTGTATCCGAAAATGAAAGTCCTCGACCAGCTGGTCTACCTGGCCCAGTTGCACGGTAAGTCTGCCGCACACGCCAAACGCCGCGGCATGGAACTGCTCGAACGCCTCAACCTCGATGCCCGAGCCAACGACAAACTCGAAGAACTCTCGCTGGGCAACCAGCAGCGCGCTCAAATCGCAGCCGCCATGGTTCACGACCCGGTCGCCCTCATCCTCGACGAACCTTTCTCCGGACTGGACCCCCTGGCCGTGGAGACCACCGTCGAAGTCTTGCGCGATGCTGCATCCGCCGGTGCACCCGTACTGTTTTCCTCACACCAACTCGACCTGGTCGAACGGCTGTGCGATGAGCTGGTCATCATCGCAGACGGGCAGGTCCGCGCAGCCGGCACTCGCGACGAAATCCTCCACGCGACCGCCCAACCCGAATGGGAACTGCGCACCACCGCCGACACCGCCTGGATCAACGACACCGGGGTGCCCATCGTCCACCACGAACCCGGCACGGTCCGTTTTCTTGCCGACGACGCCACAACCGCCAACAGGATTCTGAACGAGGCCAGTCAGCGGGGCACCATCGAACACTTCGGCAAAGTCAGCCAGTCGCTGCACGAGATCTTCAAGGAGACCATCCGATGA
- a CDS encoding IclR family transcriptional regulator: MSSRSMLAKASDILGAFSAADPVLTQAEITRRAQLAHSTTRRLLTEMVDHGLLERTDDGSFTPGLRLWELGSMSQRVLSLRDAAMPFMTVLNQALGQHVQLAVREGHEAVIVERLSATNAIGLSINLRNRLPLHASATGKVLLAYASEAVITECFARPLAQLTPHTVTDPQLQRADLARIQRQGYAVMRDETQLGVAAVAAPVRTARRQLVAALSVVVPSQFADFDKLIHGVTAAAKAISAAM, translated from the coding sequence GTGTCTTCCCGCAGCATGTTGGCGAAAGCCTCAGATATCCTCGGAGCGTTTTCCGCTGCGGATCCCGTGCTGACCCAAGCTGAAATCACCCGCCGCGCGCAACTGGCCCACAGCACCACCAGACGACTGCTGACGGAGATGGTGGACCACGGGCTCCTCGAAAGAACCGACGACGGCAGCTTTACCCCGGGGTTACGATTGTGGGAACTCGGTTCCATGTCGCAGCGCGTGCTGTCGCTGCGTGATGCCGCGATGCCCTTTATGACGGTGCTGAATCAGGCACTTGGCCAACACGTCCAATTGGCGGTCCGGGAAGGACATGAGGCCGTGATCGTGGAACGCTTATCGGCCACCAATGCCATCGGCTTGTCGATTAACCTACGCAACCGGCTGCCGCTGCACGCTTCGGCCACCGGCAAGGTCCTGCTGGCATATGCATCCGAAGCTGTCATTACCGAATGCTTCGCCCGCCCACTGGCACAGCTCACCCCGCACACGGTCACCGACCCGCAACTACAACGCGCAGATCTTGCCCGGATCCAGCGGCAAGGATATGCGGTCATGCGAGACGAAACGCAGCTTGGGGTGGCAGCGGTGGCCGCTCCGGTGCGAACCGCGCGCAGACAGCTGGTTGCCGCGTTGTCGGTCGTGGTGCCCAGTCAGTTCGCCGACTTCGACAAACTTATCCACGGTGTGACTGCTGCTGCCAAAGCGATCTCGGCTGCCATGTAA
- a CDS encoding ABC transporter permease — protein sequence MSTQTLQRTPFTTAVWVIAKREITTRLTSKSFVVPTLIVLAFILIGAVLGPRVTDMLSSTDHVAVTDQTRPVISSLGEGYVPEVVGDAAAAREAVADGEVDYAVVPSADNPTGLLIIAERDAPTGVMSMLSVMPDVQLLDADAPDPMLVYFIGLGFGLVFFFSALTFGLTIAQSVVEEKQSRIVEILLATVPARAILAGKVLGCSLLAFTQVALYAAAGLLGIAINGDELNLDGLGAPILWFVVLFIFAFVALAALYGAAASLVSRQEDLSAASSPIMMLIMIPYFLIIMFSNNETVLAVMSYIPFSAPVAVPLRVYLDSAAPWENFVSLGILVVTALLCIQLASAIYERSVLKMGAAVKWSQALKN from the coding sequence ATGAGCACCCAAACGCTGCAACGCACCCCGTTCACCACCGCAGTGTGGGTCATTGCCAAACGCGAGATCACCACCCGGCTGACCTCCAAAAGCTTCGTTGTCCCGACGTTGATCGTGTTGGCCTTCATCCTGATCGGCGCGGTCCTGGGACCAAGGGTCACCGACATGCTGTCCTCAACCGATCATGTGGCCGTGACCGACCAAACCCGGCCGGTCATCTCCTCCCTGGGCGAAGGGTATGTCCCAGAAGTCGTGGGTGACGCCGCAGCGGCACGTGAGGCCGTCGCCGACGGTGAAGTCGACTATGCGGTCGTGCCAAGCGCCGATAACCCCACCGGGCTGCTGATCATCGCCGAACGAGACGCCCCGACGGGGGTGATGAGCATGCTGTCAGTCATGCCAGACGTTCAATTACTCGACGCCGACGCCCCGGACCCCATGCTGGTCTACTTCATAGGCCTGGGCTTCGGACTGGTGTTCTTCTTCTCCGCCCTAACCTTCGGACTGACGATCGCCCAGTCGGTGGTTGAAGAAAAACAATCCCGCATCGTCGAAATCCTGTTGGCCACCGTGCCGGCGCGCGCGATTTTGGCCGGTAAAGTGCTCGGCTGCTCGCTACTGGCATTCACCCAGGTCGCGCTTTATGCCGCAGCCGGACTATTAGGCATTGCGATCAATGGCGACGAACTGAACCTCGACGGATTGGGCGCACCCATCCTCTGGTTCGTGGTGCTATTCATCTTCGCCTTCGTTGCCCTGGCCGCCCTCTACGGAGCCGCAGCCTCACTGGTCTCTCGCCAAGAAGACCTTTCGGCGGCCTCCAGCCCGATCATGATGCTGATTATGATCCCGTACTTCTTGATTATCATGTTCTCCAACAATGAGACCGTCCTGGCCGTGATGAGCTATATCCCGTTCTCCGCACCGGTTGCCGTGCCCCTGCGGGTCTACCTCGACAGCGCGGCACCGTGGGAGAACTTCGTGTCGCTGGGCATCCTAGTGGTCACAGCATTGCTGTGTATTCAATTAGCCTCGGCAATCTACGAGCGTTCGGTGCTGAAGATGGGCGCCGCGGTCAAATGGTCGCAGGCGCTGAAGAACTAG
- a CDS encoding DUF4434 domain-containing protein codes for MRSIHDPSDAQARSQPRRTRPIVAIVVVAALLGALVWAVLAWQNRSDPETAEQQPAPPTATAEPEPEPVCRAEGEFVAGFMSPQADDADTAALLDQMHTDAVTFGGRIEPIEADHYPEEVAEAIGDRQAYEYTVTMNWQDIDLDDTDQRIQHSDTEYGLIQATDDAVVVTESTNGADVFHSLTRVAAQRETQAYIGLPVPQMRTSGETWLPDNSYAQVIDAFNTKFVDAYHQRGADGFYLAMEMPLTDADHWNPVTDYYARQTELINSIAPDTTVLISPYLEGRENRETISPETAAAGYQKLLDLDNGTHILVSPQDGVGVGTTALDADESAEHTVTVEDYFAVLHETNPDRLYVTIEAMHPGGGSPDTREPTTRDRVEDQLDATAPYVQGAIGFQWSGPTAMTELDHIGDGACAAGPGQLN; via the coding sequence TTGCGCAGCATCCATGACCCCTCCGACGCACAGGCGCGCTCGCAGCCACGACGGACGCGACCTATCGTTGCGATCGTGGTGGTGGCCGCGCTGTTGGGAGCCCTTGTGTGGGCGGTACTAGCGTGGCAAAACCGGTCGGATCCCGAAACCGCGGAGCAACAACCTGCGCCGCCGACCGCAACGGCCGAACCCGAGCCAGAACCGGTTTGCCGCGCCGAGGGCGAATTCGTGGCGGGCTTTATGTCACCTCAGGCCGACGACGCAGATACAGCCGCGCTGCTGGATCAAATGCACACCGATGCGGTGACCTTCGGCGGACGCATCGAACCCATCGAAGCTGATCACTACCCCGAAGAGGTTGCCGAGGCCATCGGAGACCGGCAAGCCTATGAGTACACCGTGACCATGAACTGGCAAGACATCGACCTAGACGACACAGACCAGCGCATCCAGCACAGCGACACCGAATACGGGCTCATCCAGGCCACCGATGACGCGGTCGTAGTCACCGAGTCGACTAACGGCGCCGATGTGTTCCACTCCTTGACCCGGGTTGCGGCCCAACGCGAGACCCAGGCCTATATCGGTCTCCCCGTGCCACAAATGCGGACATCGGGTGAAACCTGGCTACCGGACAACAGCTACGCCCAAGTCATCGACGCCTTCAATACCAAATTTGTGGATGCCTACCACCAGCGCGGAGCCGACGGCTTCTACTTGGCCATGGAAATGCCGTTGACCGATGCCGACCACTGGAATCCCGTCACCGACTACTACGCGCGCCAAACCGAGCTGATCAACAGCATTGCCCCGGACACGACTGTGCTGATCTCGCCGTATCTTGAAGGCCGTGAAAACCGCGAAACCATTAGTCCCGAGACCGCAGCGGCCGGCTACCAAAAACTTCTCGACCTAGACAACGGCACGCATATTCTGGTCTCACCCCAAGATGGTGTCGGCGTGGGGACGACGGCGCTAGATGCCGACGAATCCGCAGAGCACACAGTCACCGTGGAAGACTATTTCGCGGTGCTCCACGAGACCAACCCGGACCGACTGTACGTCACGATTGAGGCGATGCACCCGGGCGGCGGGAGCCCCGATACGCGCGAACCCACCACTCGCGACCGGGTCGAAGACCAACTAGACGCCACGGCCCCCTATGTTCAAGGCGCGATCGGGTTCCAATGGTCCGGCCCCACCGCCATGACCGAGCTTGACCATATCGGCGACGGGGCGTGCGCGGCCGGTCCCGGGCAGCTGAACTAA
- a CDS encoding MFS transporter — MTRTTPVTSRPASVTPTRSRLWVPVLCWLAVVFDGFDAVVLGTVLPSLIEDPTMNVTAASGTWIASAGLVGMMIGALASGGLTNRFGRRKLLIASVFVFSLLTALTAFAPNAEVIGILRFLAGIGLGGCLPTAISMVTEFAGVRRGANATTMLMTGYHVGAVITALLAVWIMTSFDFGWKVMFLIGGLPIVALLPVMWKYLPESPQYLLLKGRTTEAQQIADTYGVDLTETLAAQAKAEAEPASEKDNERAVAKLFTPQYRWTTLLIWVGAFMGLLLVYGLNTWLPQIMVAADYDLGNSLGFLVVLNAGAVIGLMFAGKVGDRISPRRAATIWFLLAAVMLMLLTVRLPMFGLYLLVFVTGVFVFSAQNLVTAFAATHYPPASRGAAIGMSLGIGRLGAISGPIIGGSLLSAGLAYPWGFVAFAFVGILGSTAMALARKGERASNDHNARIAQQEQEQHQSV; from the coding sequence ATGACTCGAACTACCCCTGTCACGAGCCGACCCGCATCGGTCACCCCGACCCGCTCTCGGCTGTGGGTCCCGGTGTTGTGCTGGCTGGCCGTCGTCTTTGATGGCTTCGACGCCGTCGTGCTCGGTACCGTTTTGCCATCGCTGATTGAAGACCCAACGATGAACGTCACCGCCGCGTCCGGAACCTGGATCGCCTCGGCCGGACTGGTGGGGATGATGATCGGTGCGCTGGCCTCGGGAGGGCTGACTAACCGGTTTGGCCGCCGCAAGCTGTTGATTGCCTCGGTATTTGTCTTTTCCTTGCTGACGGCGCTGACCGCTTTTGCGCCCAATGCCGAAGTTATTGGCATCCTGCGCTTTTTGGCGGGTATCGGGCTGGGTGGTTGTCTCCCCACCGCGATCTCGATGGTCACCGAATTCGCCGGGGTCCGCCGCGGTGCCAATGCCACCACGATGCTGATGACCGGTTACCACGTCGGTGCGGTCATCACCGCGCTGCTTGCCGTATGGATCATGACCTCATTTGATTTCGGGTGGAAGGTCATGTTCCTGATTGGTGGCCTGCCCATCGTCGCGCTGTTGCCGGTGATGTGGAAATATCTGCCTGAATCCCCGCAGTACCTCCTGCTGAAGGGCCGAACAACTGAAGCCCAGCAGATTGCTGACACCTACGGGGTGGATCTCACCGAAACCCTGGCCGCCCAAGCCAAGGCCGAAGCCGAACCAGCGTCGGAGAAGGACAACGAGCGGGCCGTGGCAAAACTGTTCACCCCGCAGTACCGCTGGACCACCCTGTTGATCTGGGTTGGCGCGTTTATGGGGCTGTTGTTGGTGTACGGCTTGAACACCTGGTTGCCACAAATTATGGTCGCCGCCGACTACGATCTGGGCAACTCGCTGGGCTTCCTCGTCGTCCTCAACGCCGGTGCCGTGATCGGTTTGATGTTTGCCGGCAAAGTCGGCGACCGCATCAGCCCGCGCCGCGCGGCAACGATCTGGTTCCTGCTAGCCGCCGTCATGCTCATGCTGTTGACGGTACGGCTGCCCATGTTCGGGCTGTACTTATTAGTATTCGTCACCGGGGTGTTCGTGTTTTCGGCACAAAACCTCGTGACCGCATTTGCTGCAACGCACTACCCGCCGGCATCTCGCGGCGCTGCGATTGGCATGAGCCTTGGGATCGGCCGTCTCGGTGCGATCAGTGGCCCGATTATCGGTGGGTCCTTACTCTCGGCTGGGCTGGCCTACCCGTGGGGCTTCGTCGCGTTTGCCTTCGTCGGGATTCTGGGAAGTACCGCGATGGCGCTGGCGCGAAAAGGTGAACGCGCCAGCAATGACCACAACGCCCGTATTGCCCAGCAAGAGCAGGAACAGCACCAGTCCGTCTAG
- a CDS encoding NAD-dependent epimerase/dehydratase family protein, protein MDLPIQAPPEPSRWNPRPAGNRLLITGAAGTVANLITRQLSETYQLVGVDIAGIDNDAFTETHQAGLDDEELVDRLVRDADYVLHLATGAPDGKDGLYATEMDATNRILASAIAHGTRRVVLASSNHASGWPEREWLAGEGDGHVKPWDPPRPDGLYGAAKAYMEALGRYASDSSGLPVSALRIGTMRDNMTLQELIDSDEMPHLGFGELRAQRIKRTWLTGDDLVDILREEFNAPEPYRLRFATSSPDQEQWDHTVYTG, encoded by the coding sequence ATGGACCTGCCGATTCAAGCACCGCCCGAGCCATCTCGCTGGAACCCTCGACCAGCTGGCAACCGACTTCTGATTACGGGGGCTGCCGGGACCGTGGCGAATTTGATTACCCGCCAGCTATCTGAGACCTATCAGTTGGTGGGTGTCGACATTGCTGGTATCGACAACGATGCTTTTACTGAAACCCATCAGGCCGGCCTGGACGACGAAGAACTAGTCGATCGCCTGGTGCGAGATGCTGACTATGTATTGCACCTGGCGACCGGGGCACCCGATGGCAAAGACGGTCTATACGCCACGGAGATGGATGCAACCAACCGGATCCTGGCCTCCGCGATCGCGCACGGCACGCGACGAGTCGTGCTGGCATCGAGCAATCACGCTTCCGGATGGCCCGAACGAGAATGGCTGGCAGGGGAAGGTGACGGTCACGTCAAACCGTGGGATCCACCGCGGCCGGACGGACTCTATGGTGCAGCGAAAGCTTATATGGAAGCACTCGGTCGGTATGCCAGCGACTCATCCGGCCTGCCAGTCAGTGCGTTGCGCATTGGGACGATGCGGGACAATATGACGCTGCAAGAGCTCATCGACTCCGACGAGATGCCGCATTTAGGTTTCGGCGAACTTCGAGCGCAACGGATCAAACGCACCTGGCTCACTGGAGACGACCTGGTCGATATTCTTCGCGAGGAGTTCAACGCTCCAGAGCCGTACCGGTTGCGCTTCGCCACCTCTTCGCCCGACCAAGAGCAGTGGGATCACACTGTTTACACCGGCTGA
- a CDS encoding trimeric intracellular cation channel family protein, with translation MEAETFTLILDLMGTFAFALNGGLTAVRAARVDLVGVITLGMITAMGGGILRDMMLNVQPATFQDWRYLAVAAAGAFIAFAFSWVLHRMAIPIEILDAIGLSVFAVAGAIKAMNFGFGPVQSMILGTVTAVGGGTIRDVLILRVPSVLSEGLYAIPAFVGAALTVAALELELNGVAAAILGASVCWLIRVVGVYFKLNAPRPPRVEPGNLQG, from the coding sequence ATGGAAGCTGAGACGTTTACACTCATTCTTGATCTGATGGGTACCTTCGCATTTGCGCTTAACGGGGGACTGACCGCGGTTCGGGCCGCACGCGTCGACCTTGTCGGGGTCATTACCTTGGGCATGATCACCGCGATGGGCGGCGGCATTCTGCGCGACATGATGCTCAATGTCCAACCGGCAACGTTCCAGGACTGGCGGTATCTGGCCGTAGCCGCAGCCGGTGCATTCATCGCGTTTGCGTTCTCGTGGGTCCTGCACCGGATGGCTATTCCGATAGAGATTCTTGATGCGATCGGGCTGAGTGTGTTCGCGGTCGCCGGGGCGATCAAGGCGATGAACTTCGGCTTCGGACCCGTTCAATCCATGATCTTAGGAACCGTCACGGCCGTAGGTGGCGGTACTATCCGAGATGTCCTGATCCTTCGGGTGCCTTCGGTCCTGAGTGAAGGACTCTATGCGATCCCGGCCTTTGTCGGTGCCGCGCTCACCGTGGCAGCCCTTGAGCTAGAGCTCAATGGTGTGGCCGCAGCGATTCTTGGGGCATCGGTGTGCTGGCTGATTCGTGTGGTTGGGGTGTACTTCAAGCTCAACGCCCCGCGCCCACCACGGGTCGAACCCGGCAACCTGCAGGGTTAG
- a CDS encoding glycerophosphodiester phosphodiesterase yields the protein MKVFAHRGASTQYAEHTRAAYAHALAVGADGIETDVQLTADGQLICWHDPTVNRTSNGQGSLDAHTLAELRKLDVHSWKTRSTKLPSEYGDSSNQLMTLDELTLMLLGAKRPVELAVELKITRTNAGHLEEAVLGWLQRWGWDAATGTLCPGGHASEVKISIMSFSRRAVDRVAETVPAPYLCPLFNAHDVQALHIGGPHEVSSGPADLLGPSTSWLAHHPSVLRRWTDEGRTVRMWTVATDRQFATARQLGVQQITVDNPQWALHRVQHPLSVASFV from the coding sequence GTGAAAGTTTTCGCACACCGTGGTGCCAGCACCCAATACGCCGAACATACCCGCGCCGCCTACGCCCATGCGCTCGCAGTTGGAGCCGATGGCATAGAAACTGATGTCCAACTCACCGCCGATGGCCAGCTGATCTGCTGGCATGACCCCACCGTGAATCGCACGTCCAACGGCCAAGGTTCCCTGGATGCGCACACCCTGGCTGAGCTCCGGAAGCTCGATGTACATTCGTGGAAGACCCGCAGCACAAAACTACCCAGTGAATACGGTGACAGTTCGAACCAATTGATGACCCTGGATGAACTGACACTGATGCTCCTGGGGGCCAAACGACCGGTCGAACTGGCCGTCGAACTGAAAATCACCCGCACGAATGCCGGCCACCTTGAAGAAGCAGTGTTGGGTTGGCTCCAGCGCTGGGGCTGGGATGCCGCAACCGGCACACTCTGCCCGGGAGGTCATGCCTCTGAAGTAAAAATCTCAATCATGAGCTTTTCGCGCCGGGCGGTAGATCGTGTCGCTGAAACTGTGCCGGCGCCGTATCTGTGTCCGCTCTTTAACGCCCATGACGTCCAAGCCCTGCACATCGGTGGGCCCCATGAAGTGTCCTCTGGTCCGGCGGATCTGCTGGGACCATCCACCAGTTGGTTAGCGCACCACCCGTCGGTGCTGCGTCGTTGGACCGACGAGGGCCGAACCGTGCGGATGTGGACGGTCGCCACCGATCGACAATTCGCGACCGCACGCCAACTCGGGGTGCAACAAATAACGGTGGATAACCCACAGTGGGCGCTACACCGTGTGCAGCACCCACTGTCAGTTGCAAGTTTCGTCTAA
- a CDS encoding HNH endonuclease, which yields MTHLAAVAELDPVITQIAEFRDAVAAWDGVTTQAEAIGRVRELERLKAACAAAQARATATLEQLRHNEEAVRGVEKDKWGKGLGAEVGLARGESPARGSRRLNLAHALCKDLSRTLNALTVGKISEEHAHVVAQETSWLSAAHRKQVDALIADRLGTLGPRQLAGAVRAHAQQLDQIGAVKHLAKASSERRVSVRPAPDNMAYLTALVEMPQAVAMYAGLRRDAATMVGTGETADPADPTGQPRTRDQIMADMLVQRVTGQTTAPAVPAEIQVVMTEATLFGRDETPAWLTGHGPIPAPNAKHWLTNPDLQVFLRRVFTRPDSHQLVALESRARAFPEGLRRMIMLRDDVCRTPWCDAPIQHADHTEPVHEGGETTYENASGLCANCNQIKENNRWRHTAQQDGLEVTTPTGHSYFTATPPVVNGKPPGSHPPPEDDR from the coding sequence ATGACACATCTTGCAGCAGTCGCAGAACTCGACCCGGTGATCACCCAGATCGCCGAGTTCCGCGATGCTGTTGCAGCGTGGGATGGGGTCACGACTCAGGCTGAAGCTATCGGCCGGGTTCGAGAGCTCGAACGACTCAAGGCAGCCTGTGCCGCAGCCCAGGCTCGCGCAACTGCCACCTTGGAGCAATTGCGCCACAATGAAGAAGCTGTCCGAGGGGTTGAGAAGGACAAATGGGGTAAAGGCCTCGGCGCTGAAGTGGGGTTAGCTCGCGGGGAGTCCCCGGCCCGCGGTAGTCGTCGCTTGAACCTGGCCCATGCATTATGCAAAGACCTCTCCCGCACCTTGAATGCCTTGACTGTCGGGAAGATCAGTGAAGAACACGCCCACGTGGTCGCGCAGGAAACCTCGTGGCTATCGGCCGCGCATCGAAAGCAGGTCGATGCGCTGATTGCCGATCGCTTGGGCACCCTGGGTCCACGCCAGTTAGCCGGAGCAGTTCGCGCTCACGCCCAGCAGCTAGATCAGATCGGCGCGGTGAAGCATCTGGCGAAAGCCTCCTCGGAACGTCGTGTATCGGTGCGCCCCGCGCCGGATAATATGGCCTATCTGACCGCGCTCGTGGAGATGCCCCAAGCCGTGGCCATGTATGCGGGCCTGCGCCGCGATGCCGCAACGATGGTCGGCACCGGAGAGACCGCTGATCCGGCCGACCCCACCGGCCAGCCGCGCACCAGAGACCAGATCATGGCCGACATGCTGGTCCAGCGAGTGACTGGCCAAACTACTGCACCCGCCGTGCCAGCAGAGATTCAGGTGGTCATGACCGAAGCGACACTCTTTGGACGCGATGAGACGCCGGCCTGGCTCACCGGTCACGGCCCTATCCCGGCCCCGAATGCTAAGCATTGGCTGACAAATCCCGACCTGCAAGTTTTTCTCCGCCGCGTCTTCACCCGGCCAGACAGCCACCAACTCGTAGCACTAGAGTCCCGCGCCCGTGCTTTTCCAGAGGGGCTTCGTCGGATGATCATGCTGCGCGACGACGTATGCCGCACCCCATGGTGCGACGCACCGATCCAACACGCAGACCACACCGAACCCGTCCACGAAGGCGGCGAAACGACCTACGAGAACGCCTCCGGACTATGTGCAAACTGTAACCAGATCAAAGAGAACAACAGGTGGCGGCACACAGCCCAACAAGACGGTCTGGAAGTGACCACGCCAACCGGGCATTCTTACTTCACCGCTACCCCACCGGTGGTCAACGGTAAGCCCCCGGGATCTCACCCTCCACCCGAGGATGATAGGTGA
- a CDS encoding type II toxin-antitoxin system Phd/YefM family antitoxin → MGRVTKDELCQRTSAVLRRVREGDDVVVTEHGEAKWRISAYRQPDDRNTPILWWKDSSKTCVEIADNSSCCISRSPRNRLLELKHRLYSAVSVVMLSR, encoded by the coding sequence ATGGGCAGGGTAACGAAAGACGAGTTGTGCCAACGTACCTCAGCTGTGCTTCGCCGCGTAAGGGAAGGCGACGATGTCGTCGTGACAGAACATGGTGAAGCGAAATGGCGTATCAGCGCCTATCGGCAACCCGATGACCGAAATACTCCGATACTCTGGTGGAAAGACTCATCCAAGACATGCGTGGAGATCGCTGACAACTCATCCTGTTGCATCTCACGGTCGCCTCGGAACCGCCTCCTAGAACTTAAACACAGGCTTTACTCAGCAGTTTCAGTAGTGATGTTGAGCCGCTGA